In Lacerta agilis isolate rLacAgi1 chromosome 8, rLacAgi1.pri, whole genome shotgun sequence, one genomic interval encodes:
- the LOC117051557 gene encoding kallikrein-14-like isoform X2: protein MKLLVFGLLLMSSGAFAQPGTADRIIGGYVCPQQSRPYQAAIVTGRRGNWNIYCGGSLVHPCWVLSAAHCRPRPGMKVCLGKHNLKRVEQGEQCLDIGEVKVYPGYNRRQNDKDFMLLRLRPCARLSETVRTINLPTGSPNDGSLCSVSGWGTIKSPQAQLPAQLQCADVNVVPTPQCNMAYRGAITPYMVCAGVQEGGTDSCQGDSGGPLTCGGQLEGVVSWGTQVCAQRGNPGVYAKVCCVVPWIRETINQNS, encoded by the exons ctttTGCCCAGCCAGGCACAGCTGATCGAATAATTGGAGGGTATGTTTGTCCACAACAGTCCAGACCCTACCAGGCAGCCATTGTAACCGGACGCAGAGGCAACTGGAACATTTATTGTGGAGGAAGCTTAGTGCATCCATGCTGGGTGCTCTCAGCAGCCCATTGTAGACCCAGACCTGG AATGAAGGTGTGCTTAGGAAAGCACAACTTGAAGAGGGTTGAACAGGGAGAACAGTGCTTGGATATCGGTGAAGTTAAAGTGTACCCAGGGTACAACCGGAGACAAAATGACAAGGATTTCATGCTTCTCCGACTTCGTCCCTGTGCCAGACTCTCCGAAACTGTAAGGACTATCAACCTACCTACGGGTAGCCCTAATGACGGGAGTCTATGCAGTGTCTCGGGCTGGGGCACCATCAAATCTCCTCAAG CTCAGCTTCCAGCTCAGCTACAGTGTGCAGATGTCAACGTTGTCCCAACACCACAGTGTAATATGGCGTATCGTGGTGCTATTACACCATACATGGTGTGTGCTGGAGTACAGGAAGGAGGCACAGACTCTTGCCAG GGAGACTCTGGGGGCCCACTCACCTGCGGCGGGCAACTCGAAGGTGTGGTTTCTTGGGGAACACAAGTGTGCGCGCAGAGAGGGAACCCAGGTGTGTATGCGAAAGTGTGCTGTGTCGTGCCATGGATCCGGGAGACGATCAATCAGAATTCGTGA
- the LOC117051557 gene encoding kallikrein-14-like isoform X1: MKLLVFGLLLMSSGVAAFAQPGTADRIIGGYVCPQQSRPYQAAIVTGRRGNWNIYCGGSLVHPCWVLSAAHCRPRPGMKVCLGKHNLKRVEQGEQCLDIGEVKVYPGYNRRQNDKDFMLLRLRPCARLSETVRTINLPTGSPNDGSLCSVSGWGTIKSPQAQLPAQLQCADVNVVPTPQCNMAYRGAITPYMVCAGVQEGGTDSCQGDSGGPLTCGGQLEGVVSWGTQVCAQRGNPGVYAKVCCVVPWIRETINQNS; encoded by the exons ttgcagctttTGCCCAGCCAGGCACAGCTGATCGAATAATTGGAGGGTATGTTTGTCCACAACAGTCCAGACCCTACCAGGCAGCCATTGTAACCGGACGCAGAGGCAACTGGAACATTTATTGTGGAGGAAGCTTAGTGCATCCATGCTGGGTGCTCTCAGCAGCCCATTGTAGACCCAGACCTGG AATGAAGGTGTGCTTAGGAAAGCACAACTTGAAGAGGGTTGAACAGGGAGAACAGTGCTTGGATATCGGTGAAGTTAAAGTGTACCCAGGGTACAACCGGAGACAAAATGACAAGGATTTCATGCTTCTCCGACTTCGTCCCTGTGCCAGACTCTCCGAAACTGTAAGGACTATCAACCTACCTACGGGTAGCCCTAATGACGGGAGTCTATGCAGTGTCTCGGGCTGGGGCACCATCAAATCTCCTCAAG CTCAGCTTCCAGCTCAGCTACAGTGTGCAGATGTCAACGTTGTCCCAACACCACAGTGTAATATGGCGTATCGTGGTGCTATTACACCATACATGGTGTGTGCTGGAGTACAGGAAGGAGGCACAGACTCTTGCCAG GGAGACTCTGGGGGCCCACTCACCTGCGGCGGGCAACTCGAAGGTGTGGTTTCTTGGGGAACACAAGTGTGCGCGCAGAGAGGGAACCCAGGTGTGTATGCGAAAGTGTGCTGTGTCGTGCCATGGATCCGGGAGACGATCAATCAGAATTCGTGA